TAGTCAACTGTTTGACCAACTCTATGTTGGGATTTTTTACAATAAAGAAAAAGAAGGGCTGTTTAACATTGACCAGAGACGACACATGCTTGAAAAAGCGGTGGCTGAACTTGAAAATGTGTCGGTTATTACGGCTAATCATAGCCTTGCAGTCGATGTTGCAGCCAAGCTTAATGTGACTCATTTAGTGAGAGGATTACGTAATGGCAACGACTTGACCTATGAGGCTAATTTGGAATTTTTCAATAAACATTTGAACGCTAGTATTGATACCATTTACCTCATGTCAGCTAATCAATGGCAAGAAGTTAGCTCCAGTCGTATCCGGGAATTGATTTATTTTAAAGCAGATATCTCGGATTTTGTTCCTGAATCTGTTGTTAAAGAAGTGGAGAAAAAGCGTGAACAAACAAGAATTTAAAGTCATTGAGGAAAACCCTAAAAAGAATTCCCCTTTAAAATGGTGGTTACTGGGAATTGGAACAGCTATATTACTGGCTGTTGCCTTCTTTCTCCCACTGCCTTATTACATTGAAATGCCTGGGGGAGCCTATGATATTCGTGATGTTTTAGAAGTTGATGACAAAGAAGATACAGCTAAAGGTTCTTATAATTTTGTCGCGATTTCTCAAATGCAGGCAACCCCGGTCGCTTTACTTTATGCTTGGGCAACTCCTTTTACCGATATTTCAACTTCTAAGGAAAGTTTGGGAAATTATACCGAAGAGGAGTACATTCGCCTCAATCAGTTTTATATGGAAACGTCACAAAATGAAGCGATCTACCAAGCTTTTAAATTAGCTGACAAACCTGTAGACTTAAAATACTTCGGTGTTTATGTTTTGGATGTTGCTAAGCACTCTACTTTTAAAGGAATTCTAGGTTTAGCAGATACTGTTACCGGTGTTAATGGTAAAACCTTTGAAAGTTCTAAGGAACTTATTGATTACGTTGCCAAACAAAAGATTGGGGATAAGGTGACCGTACAATATTTATCTGATGGCAAAGAAAAAGAAGCTTCTGGTAAAATCATTAAGCTAGATAATGGCAAAAATGGGATTGGAATAGGACTCGTAGATCATACCGAAGTTGAAACAAAAACGC
The sequence above is drawn from the Streptococcus pluranimalium genome and encodes:
- the coaD gene encoding pantetheine-phosphate adenylyltransferase gives rise to the protein MSDKKIGLFTGSFDPVTLGHVDLIARASQLFDQLYVGIFYNKEKEGLFNIDQRRHMLEKAVAELENVSVITANHSLAVDVAAKLNVTHLVRGLRNGNDLTYEANLEFFNKHLNASIDTIYLMSANQWQEVSSSRIRELIYFKADISDFVPESVVKEVEKKREQTRI
- a CDS encoding SepM family pheromone-processing serine protease codes for the protein MNKQEFKVIEENPKKNSPLKWWLLGIGTAILLAVAFFLPLPYYIEMPGGAYDIRDVLEVDDKEDTAKGSYNFVAISQMQATPVALLYAWATPFTDISTSKESLGNYTEEEYIRLNQFYMETSQNEAIYQAFKLADKPVDLKYFGVYVLDVAKHSTFKGILGLADTVTGVNGKTFESSKELIDYVAKQKIGDKVTVQYLSDGKEKEASGKIIKLDNGKNGIGIGLVDHTEVETKTPVHFSTGNVGGPSAGLMFTLDILDQINEEDLRKGRMIAGTGTIEKDGSVGDIGGADKKVVSAAKDKAEIFFVPNNPLPKSYLKEHPDAKTNYQEAKEAAKRIKTDMKIIPVKNVQDAIDYLKKTS